The genome window ggagtttactatagctcctcctccacgttcgaccacagaggtttcatccataccaaccgttaaggagtctagtgttgttccccctagttccccagccacaggaacaccactcttgacttatcatcgtcgtttgcgtcttccatcaggcccaactggttctcgtcctgcacttgacccttcttctgctgcggaccctgctcctagtacaccgattgcacttcggaaaggtatatggaccacacttaaccctaatcctcattatgtcagtttgagctatcatcgtctgtcatcttcccattatgcttttatatcttctttgtccttggtttccatccctaagtctacaggtgaagcgttgtctcatccaggatggcgacaggctatgagtgacgagatgtctgctttacatacaagtggtacttgggagcttgttcctcttccctcaggtaaatctactgttggttgtcgttgggtttatgcagtcaaagttggtcccgatggacagattgatcgacttaaggcccgttttgttgccaaaggatatactcagatatttgggctcgattacagtgataccttctctcccgtggctaaagtggcttcagtctgcctttttctatccatggctgcggttcgtcattggcccctctatcagctggacattaaaaatgcctttcttcacggtgatcttgaggatgaggtttatatggagcaaccacctggttttgttgctcagagggagtctcgtggccttgtatgtcgcttgcgtcggtcactttatggtctaaagcagtctcctcgagcctggtttggtaagttcagcacggttatccaggagtttggcatgattcgtagtgaagctgatcactctgtgttttatcagcactctgcttcaagtctctgtatttatctggtagtctatgttgatgatattgttattactggcaatgatcaggatggtattaccaatctgaagcagcatctcttccagcacttccaaactaaggatctaggcagattgaagtactttctaggtattgaggttgcccagtctagctcaggtattgttatttctcaaagaaaatatgctttagacattcttgaggagacggggatgataggttgcagacctgttgacactccgatggatccgaattctaaacttatgccaggacagggggagccgcttagcgatcctgcaagctataggcggctggttggaaaattaaattatctcacagtgactagacccgacatttcttatcctgtgagtgttgtaagtcagtttatgaattctccctgtgatagtcattgggatgcagttgtccgcattattcgatatataaaatcggctccaggcaaagggttactctttgaggatcgaggtcatgagcagatcattggatactcagatgctgattgggcaggatcaccttctgatagacgttctacgtctggatattgtgttttagtaggaggaaatttggtgtcctggaagagcaagaaacagaatgtagttgctcggtctagtgcagaagcagaatatcgagcaatggctatggcaacatgtgagctagtctggaccaaacaattgctcaaggagttgaaatttggtgaaatcagtcggatggaacttgtgtgcgataatcaagctgcccttcatattgcatcaaatccggtgttccatgagagaactaaacacattgagattgattgtcacttcgtcagagaaaagatactttcaggagagattgctacaaagtttgtgaggtcgaatgatcaacttgcagatattttcaccaagtctctcactggtcctcgtattggttatatatgtaacaagctcggtacatatgatttgtatgcacctgcTTGAGGGAGAgttagtttacagcatgtatatagtgtagtattgtcccacattggtagaagagtagtatgtccttgtatagtatagctataaataaggacctcttgtattgtattgttaatccaatatcaataacataatccaatatcaataacatattttctcccgtgccttctcacaattTTGAAGAAGTCAAGTTCAGTAGAATTACAGCATAGATAGTCATTTTCGCATTTCAAGAATGGGCAAAAAGTAAATGCAACATGAGAGACACCAGTGCCCAGGGAAGAAACTACTTAGCATGTCTTGAACCATCTGGAGCCATCAAATAATTGCATTGAGTAGATTCCAAAAGAACCTTTCTTATAAAGatttcttcaaaaaaaaaaaattagcgaCCAGAGAGGGATGCTCAAGTGATAAGCACCCTCAACCTCCAACTCTGACGTTGCAGGTTCGAGTCACCAAGGGAGCAAAGTGGGGAGCTCCCGGGAAGGAGcaagaaataaaaaagaactTTTAGTAACTTATTTCAAAGTATCTACTGTATTAGATATTCTTATTTGGCAGGTGAATTACACCTGGTGCTCTTTAATTCACATTTAATAACATATTGGTTGATTTTTAGTGAAGGAAAAAAGGcaagtaaaaaaaattatttcatttTAAAGCTTGCAATAAATTTGTGGTTGTGTGAGCTTCTGACTGCTAATTTTCTCTGCAGGGAGCAATAGGATAAGTTATCTAACCATATAGGGGAACTGCTGCTTTCCACCCATCTGACCAACTTTGGGACGGAAGTTCGGACCATTTCTTGGGCAAGGATAAAAGAGGACATCAAGGTCTAAAACAGCAACTATTTCCCTAACCTGCAATAAATTGACACCTTTTAACAAATCAgggacaaaacaaaagaaaaagatcAAATGAGTAGTTTAATGTGTATAATGTTCAAAAGAAAATATAGTACCAGTCTGCAGAAGCAGAATGTCACaagattcttttttcttttcctaaagCTCCATAGAGTTGGTAGGCTAATTAAAGTTGAAAGCATAAAAATATAGTAGTTCTACACATATTATTTTTAAAGTAGTTCTACATACATTAGTGTAAACTTCCATTAATCAACAATTTAACAATTGAAAGAACTTCCCATATATGCAGGCACGTTGGAAATGCTTGATAACAATAACTGGGTTTATATAAATAAAAGCTTGTTTCCGTCTGTTCTAGCTTTAATGCACATAACAATAGTAGAAGAGTAGATTACAGCTATGAACCTTATCAGAAGGAGAAAGAAAGAGTAAATGCATCTGCAGTTACCTTCCTACAAAACGGGCAGCTGAAGAAATCCCCACATGTTCCATGCCAGGCAACATAAGAGAAGAAACAGGTGAATCAAGTCTATAATAAAGTCTAAAACTTGGATAGGAAATAGGAAAAGCTAAAAGGAAACACGCATAAATTTGACATTAATAGATGTTGACAGTTGAATGTAACAGTGATCATTAAAATACTTCCCCAGCAAAAATACCTTTCAAACTCATATATCTCGATTGGCTTCTCAGGTCGAGGACCTACTTTTGAACTTTCCTTCACCTTGAAGCCTATTATAAACATCTCAGTTTCAGAAAAGAATTATTCAAGCCATATACTCTAAAAGTTCAAATTAAATGTTAGTCAATGCCTTTAATAGGAAAACTTGGGAAGGATATTTCCAGCGACCAGCAATATATCCAAAAATTTCCTTTGGTATTGCTGAAACTAGGGGATTTCCAACAATGACAAAATAAGATATAGCAGTAAAGTGGTTAAGTTTAACTTCCTGACAGACCAACACATATAATAAGATACAAATAATCATGGTCTTCTATCGCTTAACTAATAAAACATATCACATATTTAACTAATGAACAACAACTTGGAGCTTCGCCTGTACTTCTATTTTCTTATAGAATGAGGTCTtgattcatttttctttttctcctcgGGAGTGCGTTCAGATAAGTAAAGGTTATACTCTTAATACTTCCGCTTTTTGGAAGTTTACATGTTGGCTTCTCTACTTTCTGATATGCACATGACCTGTATCTGTATCAAGACTTGCTGATAATTGTTGTAAAGTCTAATAACTGATTCCAATTCCCCTCAACACCATCCTAACAAGTTTTGGATGAAAATGAATAAGGAAAAAAGTGAATGATAACAACCAGCAATTCCAAGTGCATAATGGTCAGCTGGAACCTCATTTTTGGAGACAAAAGATGCTGAATACCTGCAGTTGTACATAAGGAATAAGCATACCAAATGTATCAACATCAGTATTCAGAAGAATAAATACAAAGGTCTTCAGAAAACCCAAAAGAAAGATGTCATTAAGCTTCGACTCATCATTCCTAAGACTAAAATGTTACAGCAAGTAGCATTCTGACTTCCATTTAAATCATATCAGGAATAACTATGTACGCCACTTATGAAGATAACTTGACACTCCAATTCAGTTTTTGCACATCTTGAAGCAGCACCTTGAATTGTCTCGTACAGCTATTTAGTAGTTGAACTTTAGAAAAGTATCATTGACTGTAACTTTGTAAGTGTGCTTCTTCATTTATCCcaattacttttatcacataAAAGCATATTGAATTTCACTTCTCTCAAGCTATATATACCCCCACCAGATGCATCTCTAGGATTTGACTCATGACTAATTTCACCAAAAACAGAATCTTCTCTCGCTATCTACTTACTTTTGGTTATTACCTTCTGCAAATAATTTGATATCCCATTTCTTCCCCTAAGTAAGTACAAAAAAAGAAAGAACCAAAGGTCTTCTTATTAACTCTAAAAATAACATGCTTGTGCTGAAAATTCCACCAGCCACTCCAGACTCGTACTATAACTATCAATACCCCTACATAGGGCACATGTCATTCTTGATTAACTAATGAGTTCCATTAAGTTTGTTAAGACAAAATGCTTCTCAACTAAATAAAGGATCACATTTTAATGAGATCCAAGGACACTTAACTAATcgcctctctactccctcggggtaggggtaaggtatgcgtacacactaccctccccagaccccacttgtgggattttactgggttgtttttgttgttgtattttaaTGAGATCCACAGACACTTAACTAATCGCTGATTGTTCTGCATAGAAAATTAACATTTAGCAGATTGTTTATTTGTTTCGTTGTAGCCAGCTTTATTTGCTTTCCTCATACCACAAGCCATTTTGGACTTCTATACTACAAGCAACATGCCTTCCAATTTTCATGTTCATGGGTTTTTCTTTACTGTTGTCATGTGAACAATATATTTATAGTCAACCAAATTAAGTAATAACACACAGAAATCTGTAGTTCTAAATACAGATAGATAGCTGCGCCTTACTGCAAATTGGTTTTAAGAAGGGATGAAGATGTTACTCTCGTCAataacaaaaaagaaaaggaatgttGAATTTTAATGCCTGGATTGCTGAAGGTATGAGTAATTAAATAGCAGACTTCATAAAATGTCATCAGAAAATTTTATTCAAAACTGTATATCACAAAAGCTGACTCTCATTTTTCCTTAACAATTTATGTCCTCTTCTTCACAAAAATGTCATATTAGAAAGCAGATCTGCTGTACTGGGTGTGCTTTGCTTCCCATTATGGAAGTCCAGTCATTTGGTGGTCAGAAGAATTAACTGCCTCGCTACaaattacttcatcaaaaaaaaaaaagacttaacTGCCTCGCTGAAGGTACAAATAACTGAAATGAGAGAATCATATTCTCACTTTAAAGTTATACAGGACATTCTTTTGTAGTAGCTAGTCAGTTGCAGTCTGCTTCCAAGAAGAATGATAAGTTCTTGTAAGATACAGAGATCACAGTGCCTAATAAATTATATCAATGCTTATACCTTGCGACTACTTAGCTCCAGACATTGTACTCCTTAAACTCAAGTTAAACTAAAAGCATGCagaaattttttttaacaataatTCTCGACAAAACAAGTCTTATAATCCTTATAAGTCATTCCAATTTCAGAAACATTATTCCCAAGTGATCAGAAAACTTGAATGTTCCCCAATTCACAAATACCGCTACAATTTAGAATCATATGCATATCGTCAATCATACAAATCAATAGTCTAGCCTAAATCCCAAATTAGTTAGAGTCAGCTATAAGAATTCTCTGCATCCATTCATATTCAGATGATTCATTATAGTTACTATtttggatttaagttatatacaccggCAATATAAAAGCTTTTTTTACACTAGGAGTGAATTTTAACTTGTGATAGCATGTTAGTTACAATTTTTTTATCATATTACGAAATAATGCTAATCAAGGAATTTAACTGTAATAAACTAATTATTGACTTGATtgtataaataattttcacacaGTAACTTAAACTCTACTGTTTTTTACTACTACAACACTCTTTCATTTTATTCGAGCTAGGAACTAACTACACTCTACCAAACTTACATAGGTGGAGTTTATTATCTCATACAAACACAAGAtcaatttttctaaaaaattgaGGTAATTAAAGATGAAATTAAACTGAATGAAGTAATTGAGCAAAAAGCATTACCCAGAAACAAGAGCACCAGTACCAAGGCGAAAAATCAAAGCAAGAGAAGCACTTAATATGTCCAAAATCTTATCAGTTCTCGGTGTAAATGGCTTAGGCTTCGGCGCCTTGAAATTCGGCGGCGCTGAAAATGAAAAATCCGATTTGGATTCCTCTTTAGTGCTCACAGAACCATTTGAACTATCTGAAGATTGAGCCATTGATTTTACTAAAAAGACTCTGTTATTTCTAGAGAGTTTGTGAACTGAAATTGGCCGGAGAATTGGAGCCGGTGAAACGTTCAGAACTCCGGCCATGGTTTTCCGGCGAAGTTCAGAAACGAGTATGTAGTATCTGTTGGTGTGGCCAAAAATGAAACAGGTAATTCCGTTAAGAAGTTTATGGAGTATTTATTTTGTGAACTGTTTTTaggtaaattattattttatttcttttatttatttgccttttttcttctttctgttTTTAGTAACTAGAAGATATTTATAATAATTACATCACTGAAAAATTAAATAGCACCCTCAATATATTCTTTTCATCCCCTTTTTGAATTTTACTGATTGGACTAATTTATACTCGCATCGATAAATTCCTACCaagaacaataataataataataataataataataataataataataataataataataataataataataataagtttATATTTAGTTTCTTTTACTGATTGGAATTCTAATAATTGAATAGTAGTTACTGTTAAGAACTCGGATTTTGGTAATTGCcatttaaatttataaataaaatttatttatttttggtacaGAATAAATTTTAGTTTTGATACTCAACTTACAAGTCTTATTCTTCTTTTTTCTATAaaacttagtgggcgtttggacataagaattgtaaaatttaaaaaaaaaataattatttttcaagtgaaatagtatttgaaaattagagatgtgtttggatatgaatataattttggatatttttgagagtgatttgagtgaaaactttgaaaaatgggtttttgaagtttttcaaattttcgaaaaattccaaacttcattttcaagtgaaaattaaaaattttatggccaaactgATTCGAAAaaatcttatgtccaaacgggctcataGTACCACcattattttccttttttcttttgtcaAACAGAAATAAGATTAAAATTTTACCATTTTCTTATTGTGTGTCCCAAACAAGAGTAACACATTGAATATGAATTACCTCATATCACTTAATAATATTGGTGACAGACCACATATTTGGAAGGTGGAAAGCATAATATGAGGAAACAAATTCAAAACTAAAGCTTGTGTATTGCTCAATTTCTTTATTGAAAATTAACTAAACAATTCAAAATTGGAATGAAGTGTTGTTTGACAAAATACTAGAAACTAACTAAACAATTCAATTAAAACGACTAATAAATATTGTGGTGGAATGATAAGTAGTCTTTATCTTTAACTAGAAGCATCAAATTCGAGATTTGTGTATAAAATCGTCTTTTATTAGTGAACGTTTTatctcaaatataaaattttcggCACGAATTTGAACTTAATGAAgcctgaaaaaaatttaaaaagaaaggtTGATTAAAACAATTATGAATGACTTGACAATAAAAAGCAACAGACATAATTTCGATGCTAAACTCTTATCTTTCTCAGAAATTTAACAGACAACTACTCGAGGATTATGTGGTAATGGTTCGTTTGACTAGAAGGACATTAATAGAAAAGGAAACCCCTAAAAGAAagctatttttttcaattttgatCTTGCTAACCACCGCTCGAAAAGTATCATcgattcaaattttaatttttttttttcaaattttgatCTTGCTACCTTTCACTTAATGAAAACATAAATGAGATAAAGAAAATTTAGTCCAAGTgacattttatttttgaaagcaaTACAAAATTATCGGTCAAAAATTATGGTAGGGAgcattttcttttttaaatggGTTTTACATTGCGCGAATACGAATTAGTCGAACCACTGGTGGATACCTGAGTGGAAAACCAAAAAAGTgcaaaattataaataatttatacTATATTACAAACTATTTTATCTGGTTTAACTATATTTTACTAATTACTAAAAGTACctgtatctttttttttttacaaattatCAGTTTCTAAacctttatttttcaataataattatttttataataatatgagcgaaaatattatccttaattcaaaactcattttagttCGCTAtctaaatgtgatgacccaaaatgtcatctttaaatttaataattaattatgtgttgtaAGACCTcgaaattagagctttaaaactcaactgagttaactttggtcagcattttaagcaaacagactcggatcagtattttgacagtttcggtaggtctgtatcgtgatttgggacttgggcgtatgcccggaatcaaattctgaggtccctaacccgagatatggaattttgatgaaaaattaaaagtttaagttcaaatagtgaccggatgtcgaattatgtgcaaacgatcccggaatagaattttgatgattccaacagctccgtatggtgattttggacttaggagcgtgatcgaaattttatttggaagtccgtagtgaaattaggtttgaaatggctaaaaacaagaatttaagtttggaagtttgaccggggagttgactttttgatatcggagtcggaatccagttccgaaaatttttatagatccgttatgtcatttatgacttgtgtgcaaaatttgagatcaatcggagttgatttgatagttttcaacatcgaatgtagaagttggaaattctaagtttcattaagcttgaattggagcgtaATTCGTGGCTTTAGCgtcgttttaggtgatttgaggtttcagataagttcgtatgatattttaggacttgttagtatatttgtttgaggtcccgagggcctcgggtgagtttcggatggttaacggatcaaaagttggacttaaaagctgctgcaatttttcctcttttgttggatattctgggctgtgatcgaacccagatatcgagcccaggtatcgagcccagggttaacaaggctcaggctcgagcttgagatcgaagccacgatcgaaggcacatgctcgatgccctgatcgaaggcccaaccccgatgccctgatcgaaggcccaacctcgatgccatgatcgaggccatgaccaaggTTTAGGCTCGAGCCTCTGATCGAAGCCactatcgaagccacgatcgagatccgacaccaaatggtcatccaaatccccaaagttcaccctctaaatccctagcctcaaactcccaaattacacctcaaaaacacaccatctaggtggAAACATCAGTGGGGAAATATAATTATTGAAGCAAAATGGAAACAAggatcttacctcaagaattctacttgaaaagccctctcaaaagcgccaaaatccgagctcaaaatgatgaaatgaagccaaaatcacgAAGTCTCGCATTTATAGACTCTGCCTAGGCCTTCCGCACCTGCaacaacttggccgcttctgcagtcTTGTAGGCGCGTCCCCATAGTCTGCTTCTGTGCCAAACTCCGCACCTGCACCCCATTTTTCTGCACCAGTGCACTCGCTTCTGTGAGACAAACCTTCGCTTCTGTGGAGTCAAGCTTCAAggccaaatccgcttctgcagcCCTTccgccgcatctgcggtcgcgcagatgcgggAACACCATCACACCTGCGACCTTCTGCTGCTTCACTCCCTAACCACTTCTACGGATTACCTCCTGCTTCTGCGGGCATGCACCTGCGATaagacttccgcaggtgcgattacactagctGAGTCCAAACTTCAGCAGCCTTACAACTTCAAAGTCTCGCATTTATAGACTCTGCCCAGGCCTTCCGCACCTTTGGTAACTTGGcagcttctgcggtctcgcaggcgCGTCCCCATAGTCTGCTTCTGTGCCAAACTCCGCACCTGCACCCCATTTTTCTGCACCAGtgcactcgcttctgcgagacaaACCTCCGTTTCTGCGGAGTCAAGCTTCAAGGCCAAATCTGCTTCTGCAGCCCTTCCGCCGCATCTGCAGTCGTGCAGATGGGGGaacaccatcgcacctgcgaccttctgCTGCTTCACTCCCTAACCACTTCTGCGGATTACCTCCTGCTTCTGCGGGCATGCACCTACGATGAGacttccacaggtgcgattacaccagctgagtccaaacttcagcagccttacaacttcaaatcttgacccgttaatcacccgaaatcaactcgaggcctccaggacctcaaccaaacataccaacaagtcttatatcccaatacgaacttagtcgaattctcaaaccatctcaaacaacatcaaaaatatgaattacaCATAGATTCGAGCCTAATtaacttcaaaatttccaaattctacaaacgacgccgaaacctatcaaatcacgtccgattggcctcaaattttgcaaacaagtcacaaatgaccccacgaacctactgcaactttcggaatcggaattcgaacccgatatcaaaaagtccactatcggtcgaacttttcaaaattccaactttcgccatttcaagcttcattctactcccgacctccaaatcacaatccgtacacgcttctaagtccagaatcacctaACGAGGCTAACTAAACTATCAAATTTCAAATTCGAGGTCCTTTACATAGAAGTCAACATCctgtcaacttttctaacttaagctttcaattaagagactaagtgtctcaattcaccctGAATTCTCTCCGTAcatgaaccaactaacccgataagtcatataacaactatgaagcacaaatggagcagtaaatgggggaacatggctacaactctcaaaatgaccggccggatcgttacatcctccccctcttaaacaaacgttcatcgtcgaacgggtctagaaacataccagagtctcaaataggtgtggatatctgctccgcatctcccgctcggtctcccaagtagccttctctacgggctgacctctccactacaccttcactgaagctatatcctttcaCATCAACTTCagaacctgccaatccaaaatggccaccgactccatatcataagtcaaatcgccatccaactgaaccgtgctgaaatccaaaacatgagacggatcgccgatatacttccgtagcatagaaacatgaaatactggatgtagacttgacaagctaggtggcaaggcaagcttgtaagccacctccccaatcctccgAAGTacatcaaaaggcccaatgaaccgagggctcaacttgcccttcttcccgaacctcataacactattcatgggtgaaacctttagcaaaacct of Nicotiana tomentosiformis chromosome 7, ASM39032v3, whole genome shotgun sequence contains these proteins:
- the LOC104103757 gene encoding uncharacterized protein, whose product is MAGVLNVSPAPILRPISVHKLSRNNRVFLVKSMAQSSDSSNGSVSTKEESKSDFSFSAPPNFKAPKPKPFTPRTDKILDILSASLALIFRLGTGALVSGYSASFVSKNEVPADHYALGIAGFKVKESSKVGPRPEKPIEIYEFESCPFCRKVREIVAVLDLDVLFYPCPRNGPNFRPKVGQMGGKQQFPYMVDPNTGVAMYESDEIINYLVRKYGDGNVPLMLSLGLLTTLTAGFAMIGRMGKGSSYRPSKLPPKPLEIWAYEPSPFCKVVREVLVELELPHILHSCARGSPKRQVLYERVGHFQVPYLEDPNTGVQMFESADIVDYLQATYAL